A genomic region of uncultured Roseibium sp. contains the following coding sequences:
- the ptsP gene encoding phosphoenolpyruvate--protein phosphotransferase, whose translation MRSNLAGPRLLLRRLREVMAEPITAQERLDKIVVLIASNVVAEVCSVYILRADGVLELYATEGLNREAVHNASLRVGQGLVGLIAAEARPLNLPNASAHPGFTYLPETGEEAYNSFLGVPILRAGRTLGVLVVQNQSHRTYLEDEVEALQTTAMVIAEMVAAGELEAIAQEATGLDLSRPITATGAGLSEGVGLGHVVLHEPRVVVTNLIAEDTDQETARLEGAINRLRLSIDDLLASGDIAAMGEHREVLEAYRMFAYDRGWIRKIEDAIKNGLTAEAAVEKVQSDTRARMLRQTDPYLRERLHDLDDLAHRLIRELMGREHGPGIGELPQDAIIVGRNMGAAELLDYGRDRIRGLVLEEGGPTSHVTIVARALGIPTVGLVDDIVSLADAGDAIIVDGDTGEIHLRPAVDLENAYAEKVRFRARRQAQYRRLRGKPSVTKDGVEFSLQMNAGLLIDLPHLEESGAAGVGLFRTELQFMVASAFPRMREQQAQYSQILDAADGKPVTFRSLDIGGDKVLPYLRSIQEENPAMGWRALRLGLDRPGLLRTQIRALLHAAAGRDLKLMFPMVAEVDEFLQARALVDREVKHLRRHDHPVPENIRLGVMVEVPSLLFQLDELMTYVDFVSVGSNDLFQFFCAVDRGNTRVAERFDTLNVAFLRALKSIADSANKHHVPVTLCGELAGRPLEAMALIGLGYRDLSMSPAALGPVKAMLRTLDTGRLSARLLPRLEPGHDDNKIRDVLKRFAAETDVAL comes from the coding sequence ATGCGCAGCAACCTAGCAGGACCGCGCCTTTTGCTCCGCAGGCTCCGCGAAGTCATGGCGGAACCGATCACGGCGCAAGAGCGACTTGACAAGATTGTCGTCCTGATTGCGTCAAACGTCGTTGCCGAGGTGTGCTCGGTTTATATCCTCCGCGCGGATGGCGTGCTTGAGCTCTACGCGACCGAAGGACTGAACCGAGAGGCGGTTCACAATGCGTCGCTCCGCGTCGGTCAGGGTCTTGTCGGCCTGATTGCCGCCGAGGCGCGGCCGCTCAATCTGCCGAATGCCAGCGCCCACCCTGGATTTACCTACCTGCCGGAAACAGGCGAAGAGGCCTATAACTCCTTTCTCGGCGTGCCCATCCTGCGCGCTGGCCGGACGCTCGGCGTTCTCGTTGTCCAGAACCAGTCTCACCGGACCTACCTCGAGGATGAGGTGGAGGCGCTGCAGACGACGGCGATGGTCATTGCCGAAATGGTGGCTGCCGGGGAGCTTGAAGCGATCGCGCAGGAAGCGACCGGGCTGGATCTTTCCAGACCGATCACGGCGACAGGGGCCGGCCTTTCGGAAGGCGTCGGTCTCGGGCACGTGGTACTGCATGAGCCCCGCGTCGTCGTCACCAACCTGATTGCCGAGGACACCGATCAGGAGACCGCGCGCCTGGAAGGTGCCATCAACCGGCTCAGGCTTTCCATCGACGATCTGCTGGCGAGTGGCGATATTGCCGCGATGGGCGAGCACCGCGAGGTGCTGGAGGCCTACCGCATGTTCGCCTATGACCGGGGCTGGATCCGCAAGATCGAGGACGCGATCAAGAACGGGCTGACTGCCGAGGCCGCGGTCGAAAAGGTTCAGAGCGACACGCGCGCGCGCATGCTCCGCCAGACGGATCCCTATCTTCGCGAAAGACTGCATGATCTGGATGATCTTGCGCACAGACTGATCCGTGAGCTCATGGGCCGCGAACACGGCCCGGGCATCGGCGAACTGCCCCAGGATGCCATCATCGTTGGCCGCAACATGGGCGCGGCCGAACTGCTCGATTATGGCCGCGACCGGATCAGGGGACTGGTTCTCGAGGAAGGCGGGCCGACAAGCCACGTGACCATCGTCGCGCGCGCACTCGGCATTCCCACCGTCGGGCTGGTCGATGACATTGTCAGTCTCGCGGATGCAGGCGATGCGATCATCGTTGACGGAGACACCGGCGAAATCCATCTGCGTCCCGCGGTTGACCTGGAAAATGCCTATGCGGAGAAGGTCCGGTTCCGGGCACGGCGCCAGGCGCAGTACCGGCGGCTGCGCGGCAAGCCGTCCGTCACCAAGGACGGGGTGGAGTTTTCCCTGCAGATGAATGCCGGTCTCCTGATCGATCTGCCGCATCTGGAAGAATCAGGCGCGGCCGGTGTCGGCCTGTTCCGGACGGAACTCCAGTTCATGGTGGCATCCGCGTTTCCGCGCATGCGTGAGCAGCAGGCGCAGTACAGCCAGATCCTGGATGCGGCGGACGGCAAGCCGGTGACCTTCCGCTCGCTGGATATCGGCGGAGACAAGGTGCTGCCCTATCTGCGGTCCATTCAGGAAGAAAATCCGGCAATGGGCTGGCGCGCCCTGCGTCTCGGTCTCGACCGGCCGGGCCTTCTGCGGACGCAGATCAGGGCCTTGCTGCATGCCGCGGCCGGACGCGATCTGAAACTCATGTTTCCGATGGTCGCCGAAGTCGACGAATTCCTGCAGGCGCGCGCGCTGGTCGACCGCGAAGTCAAGCATCTGCGCCGTCACGACCACCCGGTTCCGGAGAATATTCGTCTGGGTGTCATGGTCGAGGTTCCCTCGCTCCTGTTCCAGCTTGACGAACTTATGACCTATGTCGACTTTGTCTCGGTCGGGTCGAATGATCTTTTTCAGTTTTTCTGCGCAGTCGATCGCGGCAACACGCGGGTGGCGGAACGGTTCGACACGCTGAACGTCGCTTTTCTGCGCGCCTTGAAATCAATCGCGGACAGCGCAAATAAGCACCATGTGCCGGTGACGCTGTGCGGGGAGCTTGCGGGCCGACCTCTTGAGGCCATGGCCCTGATCGGTCTGGGGTACCGCGACCTTTCCATGTCTCCGGCCGCGCTTGGCCCGGTCAAGGCAATGCTGCGCACACTCGACACCGGCCGCCTGTCCGCACGGCTTCTGCCGAGGCTCGAGCCCGGGCATGACGACAACAAGATCCGGGACGTGCTGAAGCGGTTCGCGGCCGAGACGGATGTTGCCCTCTAG
- a CDS encoding aspartate kinase, with amino-acid sequence MARLVLKFGGTSVADLDRIRNVARHVKREVEAGHQVAVVVSAMAGQTNKLVEYCRDAAPLHDAREYDAVVASGEQVTSGLLAIVLQDMGVNARSWQGWQVPIKTDENHGAARIREIDAGFLVERLEQGQVAVMAGFQGISPDNRIATLGRGGSDTSAVAIAAAVKADRCDIYTDVDGVYTTDPRIVPKAQRLERVSFEEMLEMASLGAKVLQVRSVEMAMVHNVRTFVRSSFDDPDAPQAGEDGLPIGTLICDEDELVEQQVVTGIAYAKDEAQISLRDVADKPGVAESVFGPLADAHINVDMIVQNISPDGKTTDITFTVPEGDFERAKKVLDDNRGEIGFQNLEGATDVVKVSVIGIGMRSHAGIAAQCFRGLASKGINIRAITTSEIKISVLIDSAYAELAVRTLHSLYGLDG; translated from the coding sequence ATGGCCCGACTGGTTTTAAAATTTGGGGGGACTTCGGTTGCCGATCTCGATCGCATCCGAAATGTGGCCCGCCACGTGAAAAGGGAAGTGGAAGCCGGACACCAGGTTGCGGTGGTCGTTTCAGCAATGGCTGGGCAGACCAATAAGCTGGTGGAGTATTGCCGCGATGCCGCCCCGCTTCACGACGCACGCGAATATGATGCCGTTGTCGCGTCCGGCGAGCAGGTCACATCCGGCCTGCTTGCGATCGTGCTGCAGGACATGGGCGTGAACGCGCGTTCCTGGCAGGGCTGGCAGGTGCCAATCAAGACGGACGAAAACCACGGCGCCGCGCGGATCCGCGAGATCGATGCAGGGTTCCTGGTCGAGCGTCTGGAGCAGGGTCAGGTTGCCGTCATGGCCGGCTTTCAGGGGATCTCGCCGGACAACCGGATTGCCACGCTCGGCCGGGGGGGATCGGACACGAGCGCAGTCGCAATCGCGGCAGCCGTCAAGGCCGACAGATGCGATATCTACACGGATGTCGACGGGGTCTACACGACCGATCCGCGGATCGTGCCGAAGGCACAGCGTCTTGAGCGCGTCTCGTTCGAGGAGATGCTCGAAATGGCTTCGCTGGGTGCGAAGGTTCTGCAGGTCCGCTCCGTCGAGATGGCGATGGTGCACAATGTCAGGACGTTTGTGCGGTCCAGCTTCGATGACCCCGACGCGCCACAGGCCGGCGAGGACGGTCTCCCAATTGGTACTCTCATTTGCGACGAGGATGAACTCGTGGAACAGCAAGTTGTCACCGGCATTGCCTATGCCAAGGACGAAGCCCAGATCTCACTGCGTGACGTGGCCGACAAGCCGGGCGTCGCGGAATCGGTTTTCGGACCGCTCGCCGATGCCCACATCAATGTCGACATGATCGTCCAGAACATCTCGCCTGACGGCAAGACCACGGATATCACCTTCACCGTGCCGGAGGGCGATTTCGAACGTGCCAAGAAGGTGCTGGACGACAATCGCGGCGAAATCGGCTTCCAGAATCTGGAAGGGGCGACCGACGTTGTCAAAGTGTCCGTGATCGGGATCGGCATGCGCTCTCACGCCGGCATCGCGGCCCAGTGTTTCCGCGGCCTTGCGTCCAAGGGGATCAACATCAGGGCGATCACGACATCGGAAATCAAGATATCCGTGCTGATCGATTCCGCCTATGCAGAACTTGCGGTCCGGACTCTCCATTCGCTATACGGGTTAGACGGATAG
- the ubiG gene encoding bifunctional 2-polyprenyl-6-hydroxyphenol methylase/3-demethylubiquinol 3-O-methyltransferase UbiG, with protein sequence MSVKAQKTAGTIDEEEVARFSAMAEQWWDPTGKFKPLHKFNPVRLAYIKQEVCRKFGRDPKASDAFKGLRFLDIGCGGGLLSEPMARLGADVVGADPSETNIKIARLHMESSGLKIDYRAQTAEDLAAAGETFDVILNMEVVEHVADVPLFLQATGSMVRPGGMMFVATINRTLKAYALAIVGAEYVLRWLPKGTHSYEKLVKPSEIEHPLNAEGLTITDRSGVSYNPLTDAWVKSRDMDVNYMLLAERPDAS encoded by the coding sequence ATGTCAGTCAAGGCTCAAAAGACCGCGGGTACCATCGACGAAGAGGAGGTCGCCCGCTTTTCCGCAATGGCTGAGCAATGGTGGGATCCGACCGGCAAGTTCAAACCGCTGCACAAGTTCAATCCTGTCCGCCTTGCCTACATTAAGCAGGAGGTGTGCCGGAAGTTCGGACGCGATCCAAAGGCATCCGATGCGTTCAAGGGACTGAGGTTTCTTGATATCGGGTGCGGCGGAGGCCTGTTGAGCGAACCGATGGCCCGGCTCGGGGCCGACGTGGTCGGTGCGGACCCTTCGGAGACCAACATCAAGATTGCCCGGCTGCACATGGAAAGTTCCGGCCTCAAGATCGACTACCGTGCACAGACCGCCGAAGACCTCGCGGCGGCCGGAGAGACCTTCGACGTCATTTTGAACATGGAAGTGGTCGAACACGTCGCGGATGTCCCCCTGTTTCTCCAGGCGACAGGCAGCATGGTCAGACCCGGCGGCATGATGTTCGTTGCGACCATCAACCGCACGCTGAAAGCCTATGCGCTCGCGATCGTCGGTGCCGAATATGTGCTGCGCTGGCTGCCCAAGGGCACGCACTCCTACGAGAAGCTGGTCAAACCGTCCGAAATCGAACATCCGTTGAACGCAGAAGGACTCACGATCACGGACAGATCGGGCGTGAGCTACAACCCGTTGACCGACGCCTGGGTCAAGTCCCGCGACATGGACGTAAACTACATGCTGCTCGCGGAAAGACCGGATGCGTCATGA
- a CDS encoding alpha/beta fold hydrolase encodes MTGSPLVFVPGLLCTEDLYAPQIAALSDRPILVADNRSDDSIGAIAGRLLQDAPDRFSLVGLSMGGYIAFEVMRRAPERVDRLALLNTSARADSEVRAKQRQVLTELALKNRFDKIPDLFFPGFVHEKNETSEHLKSIVREMAAETGADAFIRQQNANAARIDSRPSLARINCPTLVLSGDGDRLIAPDLSVEIHRLIAGSDLVILEDCGHLSTLEQPGEVTAKLRAFLA; translated from the coding sequence ATGACGGGCTCCCCCCTCGTCTTCGTGCCCGGTCTGCTCTGCACGGAAGATCTTTACGCGCCCCAGATCGCGGCACTTTCGGATCGCCCGATCCTGGTGGCCGACAACCGCTCAGACGACAGCATCGGTGCAATTGCCGGCCGTCTTCTGCAAGACGCACCGGATCGCTTTTCGCTGGTGGGGCTTTCCATGGGTGGCTACATCGCCTTCGAAGTCATGCGGCGCGCACCTGAACGCGTTGATAGACTCGCGCTTTTGAACACGTCGGCGCGTGCGGACTCCGAAGTAAGGGCGAAGCAGAGGCAGGTCTTGACCGAACTCGCCCTGAAAAACCGTTTCGACAAAATCCCCGATCTCTTCTTTCCCGGTTTCGTGCATGAAAAGAACGAAACCAGCGAACATCTCAAGTCGATCGTTCGGGAGATGGCCGCCGAGACCGGCGCTGATGCCTTCATCCGTCAGCAAAACGCCAACGCGGCGCGCATCGACTCCCGCCCGTCCCTCGCACGCATCAACTGCCCGACGCTCGTGCTTTCCGGCGATGGCGACCGTTTGATCGCACCGGATCTGTCCGTTGAGATCCATCGGCTGATCGCCGGCAGCGACCTCGTCATTCTGGAAGACTGCGGACACCTGTCGACGCTCGAGCAGCCCGGGGAAGTGACGGCGAAACTGCGCGCTTTCCTTGCCTGA
- a CDS encoding DUF1178 family protein produces MIKYSLVCDAKHGFEGWFRNSGDFDAQLVRQLVTCPACGSAKVEKRLMAPAVSTSRSKEAHGIAPAVQPHDREEPSAAPLPKSVDTSLQPSALLPGDLRQKEIVETFRQARARIIESSENVGTGFADEARKIHYGDAEERSIYGETTPKDAVELLEEGIPVMPLPELPEDKN; encoded by the coding sequence TTGATCAAATATTCGCTTGTTTGCGATGCCAAACACGGTTTTGAGGGCTGGTTCCGAAACTCCGGAGACTTCGATGCGCAGCTTGTGCGGCAACTGGTGACGTGCCCGGCCTGTGGATCGGCCAAGGTTGAAAAGAGGCTCATGGCGCCGGCGGTGTCGACATCGCGCAGCAAGGAAGCGCACGGTATTGCGCCCGCGGTGCAGCCGCATGACCGCGAAGAGCCCTCAGCCGCGCCCCTTCCCAAATCGGTGGACACCTCGCTGCAGCCTTCCGCCCTGCTTCCCGGAGACCTTCGGCAGAAAGAAATTGTCGAAACCTTCAGACAGGCGCGCGCACGGATCATCGAAAGCTCGGAGAATGTCGGCACGGGGTTTGCCGACGAGGCGCGAAAAATCCATTACGGCGACGCCGAGGAGCGGAGCATCTACGGTGAAACGACACCGAAAGATGCCGTCGAACTCCTTGAGGAGGGTATCCCGGTGATGCCGCTGCCGGAACTTCCCGAAGACAAGAACTGA
- a CDS encoding carbon-nitrogen hydrolase family protein — protein MTVIAAACIQLRSGKDISENTARAEDLIRAAAGDGATYIQTPEMSNVLVRSRDELIERIDVPGRDTFLGMAKRVTAELGVFVHVGSVAVLVDGGQVANRAVLIAPNGAIVETYDKVHMFDVDLPGGESWRESSTYRAGQKVPVVDLPFGKLGMAICYDIRFPGIFRAQSRLGADILTAPAAFTRQTGQAHWHVLQRARAIENGAYVVSAAQGGRHEDGRETYGHSLIVDPWGDVVAELDSDAPGHLVAEIDLARVAKARARIPAIANERDFDCYMTRAFREEPA, from the coding sequence ATGACCGTCATAGCTGCAGCCTGTATTCAGCTTCGAAGTGGCAAGGACATTTCGGAAAACACCGCACGTGCGGAGGACCTGATCAGGGCAGCTGCCGGTGACGGGGCCACGTATATTCAGACACCCGAGATGTCGAATGTCCTGGTGCGCAGCCGTGACGAACTGATCGAGCGCATAGATGTGCCCGGCCGGGACACATTCTTGGGCATGGCCAAACGGGTGACCGCCGAGCTCGGTGTCTTCGTTCACGTCGGATCGGTCGCGGTCCTTGTGGACGGGGGGCAGGTCGCCAACCGGGCGGTGCTGATCGCACCAAACGGTGCGATCGTTGAAACCTACGACAAGGTTCACATGTTCGATGTCGATCTGCCCGGTGGCGAAAGCTGGCGGGAATCGTCCACCTACAGGGCCGGACAAAAGGTTCCGGTCGTTGACCTGCCATTCGGCAAGCTCGGAATGGCCATTTGCTACGACATTCGCTTTCCCGGCATCTTCCGGGCGCAGTCGCGTCTGGGCGCGGACATCCTTACTGCACCTGCGGCGTTCACGCGGCAGACTGGCCAAGCCCACTGGCATGTGCTACAGCGCGCCCGCGCCATCGAAAACGGTGCCTATGTCGTCTCGGCGGCACAGGGAGGCCGTCACGAAGATGGGCGGGAAACGTACGGGCACAGTCTCATTGTTGACCCCTGGGGTGATGTCGTTGCCGAATTGGACAGTGACGCACCGGGCCATCTGGTTGCCGAAATTGACCTGGCGAGGGTTGCCAAGGCACGCGCGCGCATTCCGGCGATTGCCAATGAACGCGACTTCGACTGCTACATGACCCGGGCGTTCAGGGAGGAACCTGCTTGA
- the grxC gene encoding glutaredoxin 3, protein MAKVEIYTRQLCGFCTAAKRLLDKKGVDYTEYDATFDGGLRKQMIQKANGRSTFPQIFVGQTHVGGCDDLHDLEHSGKLDALLAS, encoded by the coding sequence ATGGCCAAGGTGGAAATTTATACGCGGCAACTGTGCGGATTTTGTACCGCAGCCAAGCGTTTGCTTGACAAGAAGGGTGTGGACTACACCGAGTATGATGCAACCTTCGACGGGGGCCTGCGCAAGCAGATGATACAGAAGGCGAATGGCCGCTCGACCTTCCCGCAGATCTTTGTCGGGCAGACGCATGTCGGCGGCTGCGATGATCTGCACGACCTGGAACATTCGGGCAAACTGGACGCTCTGCTCGCTTCCTGA